In Denitratisoma sp. DHT3, one DNA window encodes the following:
- the trmB gene encoding tRNA (guanosine(46)-N7)-methyltransferase TrmB, whose amino-acid sequence MSEEQQSPQSGHIRSFVLRQGRVSAAQQRYYDEGMPRWSLPYAPGPVDLAAVFGRAAPKILEIGFGMGETTAAIAAAHPENDYLGIEVHTPGVGALLKQIAERGLSNVRLIQHDAVEVVSRMIAPASLAGIHVFFPDPWPKKRHHKRRLIQPAFVHLLSQRLAPGGYFHCATDWEEYAQQMLEVLSGEALLENTAPGFAPRPEYRPLTKFEQRGLRLGHGVWDVVFRRKA is encoded by the coding sequence ATGAGCGAAGAACAGCAAAGCCCGCAGTCGGGCCATATCCGCAGTTTCGTGTTGCGCCAGGGCCGCGTGTCGGCGGCGCAGCAGCGTTACTACGACGAAGGCATGCCGCGCTGGAGCCTGCCCTACGCCCCCGGCCCGGTCGACCTGGCGGCGGTGTTCGGCCGCGCAGCGCCGAAGATCCTGGAGATCGGCTTCGGCATGGGCGAGACCACGGCCGCCATCGCCGCCGCCCACCCGGAAAACGACTACCTCGGCATCGAGGTGCACACGCCCGGCGTCGGCGCGCTGTTGAAGCAGATCGCCGAGCGGGGACTGAGCAACGTGCGTCTGATCCAGCACGATGCCGTGGAAGTGGTGAGCCGGATGATCGCTCCCGCCAGCCTGGCCGGCATCCACGTGTTCTTTCCCGACCCCTGGCCCAAGAAGCGCCATCACAAGCGGCGCCTGATCCAGCCGGCCTTCGTCCATCTATTGAGCCAGCGCCTGGCGCCGGGCGGCTATTTCCACTGCGCCACCGACTGGGAGGAATATGCCCAGCAGATGCTGGAGGTGCTGTCCGGCGAAGCGCTGCTGGAAAACACGGCGCCGGGCTTCGCGCCCCGCCCCGAGTACCGGCCGCTGACCAAGTTCGAGCAGCGCGGCCTGCGCTTGGGGCACGGCGTCTGGGACGTGGTGTTCCGGCGCAAGGCTTGA
- the queC gene encoding 7-cyano-7-deazaguanine synthase QueC, whose amino-acid sequence MKPAVILLSGGLDSATVLAIARQQGFVCHCLSVDYGQRHSVELAAARRVADALGAREHRVLHLDMNQFGGSALTDPGIGVPTDGVEAAGIPITYVPARNTIMLALAMGWAEVLGADDLFVGVNAVDYSGYPDCRPEFIRAFETMANLATRAGVEGRRLHIHAPLIDMTKAEIIRAGHDLGVDYALTVSCYQADDQGRACGLCDSCRLRRAGFTAAGLPDPTPYAGQAGTLQESSDKR is encoded by the coding sequence ATGAAACCTGCCGTCATCCTGCTGTCCGGCGGACTCGACTCCGCCACCGTGCTGGCCATCGCCCGCCAGCAGGGTTTCGTCTGCCACTGCCTGTCGGTCGATTACGGCCAGCGCCACAGTGTCGAGCTGGCCGCCGCGCGGCGTGTGGCCGACGCCCTGGGCGCGCGGGAGCATCGGGTGCTGCATCTGGACATGAACCAGTTCGGCGGCTCCGCGCTGACCGATCCCGGCATCGGCGTGCCCACCGACGGCGTCGAGGCCGCGGGCATCCCGATCACCTATGTGCCTGCGCGCAACACCATCATGCTGGCGCTGGCCATGGGCTGGGCCGAAGTGCTGGGCGCGGACGACCTGTTCGTCGGCGTCAATGCGGTGGACTACTCCGGCTACCCGGACTGCCGGCCGGAATTCATCCGCGCCTTCGAGACCATGGCCAATCTGGCCACCAGGGCCGGCGTCGAAGGCCGGCGCCTGCACATCCACGCGCCGCTGATCGACATGACCAAGGCGGAGATCATCCGCGCCGGCCACGACCTGGGCGTCGACTACGCCCTCACCGTTTCCTGCTACCAGGCCGACGATCAGGGGCGGGCCTGCGGCCTGTGCGACTCCTGCCGGCTGCGCCGCGCCGGTTTCACCGCCGCCGGCCTGCCCGACCCGACGCCCTATGCCGGCCAAGCCGGAACCCTCCAGGAAAGCTCCGATAAGAGATAG
- the queE gene encoding 7-carboxy-7-deazaguanine synthase QueE produces MAADLSAKLRITEVFHSIQGESTRVGLPTVFIRLSGCPLRCTWCDTEYAFTGGETMSVGEVLERVAALGGVAACPTVCVTGGEPLAQKGCPDLLSALCDAGYSVSLETSGALDIAAVDARVSRIMDLKAPGSGEAARNRWENLESLTPRDELKLVLASREDYDWAKRQLAEHRLATRCPVLFSPVQGRLAPAQLAQWILDDRLPVRFQLQLHKILWQDAKGR; encoded by the coding sequence GTGGCGGCCGACCTTTCCGCGAAGCTGCGGATCACCGAAGTCTTTCATTCGATCCAGGGCGAGTCCACCCGCGTGGGCTTGCCCACCGTTTTCATCCGCCTCAGCGGCTGCCCCCTGCGCTGCACCTGGTGCGACACCGAATACGCATTCACCGGCGGCGAGACCATGAGCGTCGGCGAGGTGCTGGAACGGGTGGCGGCCCTGGGCGGCGTCGCGGCCTGCCCCACGGTCTGCGTCACCGGCGGCGAACCGCTGGCCCAGAAGGGCTGTCCGGATCTTTTGAGCGCGCTTTGCGACGCGGGCTACTCGGTGTCCCTGGAGACCAGCGGCGCGCTGGACATCGCCGCAGTGGATGCACGGGTCTCCCGCATCATGGACCTCAAGGCGCCGGGCTCCGGCGAGGCGGCGCGCAACCGCTGGGAGAATCTCGAATCGCTCACCCCGCGCGACGAGCTGAAACTGGTGCTGGCCTCGCGCGAGGATTACGACTGGGCCAAGCGGCAGCTGGCCGAACATCGGCTGGCGACCCGCTGCCCGGTGCTGTTCTCGCCGGTCCAGGGTCGATTGGCGCCCGCGCAACTGGCCCAGTGGATACTCGACGACCGGCTGCCGGTGCGCTTCCAGCTGCAATTGCACAAGATTCTCTGGCAAGACGCCAAGGGCCGCTGA
- the ybgF gene encoding tol-pal system protein YbgF, whose translation MRRIAVALLTLACALPARAGLFDDDEARAGVAKLQGEVAELTQRAENAAKNQVDFANQVETLNAELAKLRGQIEVLTYELDAAQKRQKDFYVDLDNRLRALEAGATENQAAESEQPAADPAAETSTYEAALKALKASRFKEALAAFNAFIKGYPNSSLQASAHFWAGYCLNQLREPAKAADMYGRLAAQWPDDAKAPDALLEQANSLEAAGQRAAARKVLTALAAQYPSSEAGRKAKQQLKKK comes from the coding sequence ATGCGGCGCATCGCCGTTGCGCTGCTGACCCTGGCCTGCGCCCTCCCGGCGCGGGCCGGGTTGTTTGACGACGACGAGGCCCGCGCCGGCGTCGCCAAGCTCCAGGGCGAGGTCGCCGAACTGACCCAGCGCGCGGAGAATGCCGCCAAGAACCAGGTGGACTTCGCCAACCAGGTGGAAACCCTGAATGCGGAGCTGGCCAAGCTGCGCGGCCAGATCGAGGTCCTGACCTACGAACTGGACGCGGCCCAGAAGCGGCAGAAGGATTTCTACGTGGATCTGGACAACCGTCTGCGGGCCCTGGAAGCCGGCGCCACGGAAAACCAGGCGGCGGAAAGCGAGCAGCCAGCCGCCGACCCGGCCGCGGAGACCAGCACCTACGAAGCCGCCCTCAAGGCCCTGAAGGCTTCGCGCTTCAAGGAGGCGCTGGCCGCCTTCAACGCTTTCATCAAGGGCTACCCGAACAGCAGCCTCCAGGCCAGCGCCCATTTCTGGGCCGGCTATTGCCTCAACCAGCTGCGCGAACCGGCCAAGGCCGCCGACATGTATGGCCGCCTGGCGGCCCAGTGGCCCGACGACGCCAAGGCGCCCGATGCCCTGCTGGAGCAGGCCAACAGCCTGGAAGCCGCCGGCCAGCGGGCAGCCGCGCGCAAGGTGCTGACCGCGCTGGCGGCCCAATACCCGAGCAGCGAAGCCGGCAGGAAAGCCAAGCAGCAACTCAAGAAAAAGTAG
- the pal gene encoding peptidoglycan-associated lipoprotein Pal codes for MRNTVVLAALATFLLAACSSQPPAPEQQPAPVAAPVAAQPMPVTQEDPNALTIANLKNPKSILSKREVFFDYDQYVVKDEFKSLIEAHARFLKANPTMKMLIQGNADERGSREYNLALGQKRAEAVKKALLLLGGREDQVEAVSLGKEKPRCTGHDESCWSQNRRDDILYTGEY; via the coding sequence ATGCGCAATACCGTAGTCCTCGCCGCCCTTGCCACCTTCTTGCTGGCCGCCTGCAGCAGCCAGCCGCCCGCCCCCGAGCAGCAGCCCGCTCCGGTGGCGGCTCCCGTCGCCGCCCAGCCGATGCCGGTTACGCAGGAGGATCCCAATGCGTTGACGATCGCCAATCTGAAGAATCCCAAGAGCATCCTGTCGAAGCGGGAAGTGTTCTTCGACTACGATCAGTACGTGGTGAAGGACGAATTCAAGTCCCTGATCGAGGCCCATGCCCGGTTCCTCAAGGCCAACCCGACGATGAAGATGCTGATCCAGGGCAACGCCGACGAGCGCGGCAGCCGCGAGTACAACCTGGCCCTGGGCCAGAAGCGGGCCGAGGCGGTGAAGAAGGCCCTGCTGCTGCTGGGCGGCCGCGAGGATCAGGTCGAGGCGGTGAGCCTTGGCAAGGAGAAGCCCCGCTGCACCGGCCATGACGAAAGCTGCTGGTCCCAGAACCGTCGCGACGACATTCTCTACACCGGTGAGTATTGA
- the tolB gene encoding Tol-Pal system beta propeller repeat protein TolB has product MKYSRFLAIALTALAGLALQAQAQLSIEITGAGANRIPLSIATFDGERIVSQALVSVIRADLERSGLFRMVDPGTTPLGVNASVRYGDWRGQGADALAVGSVAASADGRYETRFRLHDVLKQAVLADEAYSHTSTPYQLRATAHRVADAIYEKLTGERGVFATRVAYVVKSTGRYELQIADADGANPQAALASREPIISPAWSPDGSKLAYVSFESKKPVVYVHDLATGRRHVAANFKGSNSAPAWSPDGKRLAVVLTKDGNSQLYAVNTDGSGVTRLATSTGIDTEPRYSPDGEWIYFTSDRGGSPQIYRIPANGGNVERITFEGSYNVTPRLSPNGRSMAYISRDGGRFQLTLMDLATRQIQILTDSAKDESPSFAPNGRMIIYATEIGGRGILAAVSADGRVKQKLSVQAADIREPAWGPLAK; this is encoded by the coding sequence ATGAAATATTCACGCTTTCTCGCCATCGCCCTGACCGCTCTGGCAGGGTTGGCGCTCCAGGCCCAGGCTCAGCTTTCCATCGAAATCACCGGCGCCGGCGCCAACCGCATCCCACTGTCCATCGCCACCTTCGACGGCGAGCGGATCGTCTCCCAGGCCCTGGTCTCCGTGATCCGCGCCGACCTGGAGCGCAGCGGCCTGTTCCGCATGGTCGATCCGGGAACCACGCCGCTGGGCGTCAATGCGTCGGTCCGCTATGGCGACTGGCGCGGCCAGGGCGCCGACGCCCTGGCGGTGGGTTCCGTCGCCGCGAGCGCCGACGGGCGCTACGAAACCCGGTTCCGGCTCCACGACGTTCTCAAGCAGGCGGTCCTGGCCGACGAAGCCTACAGCCACACCTCCACGCCCTATCAACTGCGCGCCACCGCTCATCGCGTCGCCGATGCCATCTACGAAAAACTGACCGGCGAACGGGGCGTCTTCGCCACCCGCGTGGCCTACGTGGTCAAATCCACCGGCCGCTACGAATTGCAGATCGCCGACGCCGACGGCGCCAATCCGCAGGCGGCCCTGGCCTCCCGGGAACCCATCATCTCGCCGGCCTGGTCCCCGGATGGCAGCAAGCTGGCCTACGTGTCCTTCGAGTCCAAGAAACCCGTGGTCTATGTCCATGACCTGGCCACCGGCCGCCGCCACGTGGCGGCCAACTTCAAGGGCTCCAACTCGGCGCCGGCCTGGTCCCCGGACGGCAAGCGCCTGGCCGTGGTGCTGACCAAGGACGGCAACTCCCAGTTGTACGCGGTCAATACCGACGGCAGCGGCGTGACCCGGCTCGCCACCTCCACCGGCATCGACACCGAACCGCGGTATTCGCCCGACGGCGAGTGGATTTACTTCACCTCGGACCGCGGCGGCAGCCCGCAGATCTACCGCATCCCGGCCAATGGCGGGAACGTCGAGCGGATCACCTTCGAGGGCAGCTACAACGTGACCCCCCGGCTCTCCCCCAATGGCAGGAGCATGGCCTACATTTCGCGGGATGGCGGGCGCTTCCAGCTCACGCTGATGGACCTGGCCACCCGGCAGATACAAATACTTACAGATTCCGCCAAGGATGAATCCCCCAGTTTCGCGCCCAACGGCCGCATGATCATCTATGCTACCGAGATCGGGGGGCGAGGCATTCTGGCGGCGGTATCGGCCGACGGTCGGGTGAAGCAGAAGTTGTCCGTCCAGGCCGCCGATATCCGTGAACCCGCCTGGGGCCCCCTCGCCAAATAA
- a CDS encoding energy transducer TonB: MNADAALLDRPEEPGKLVSGLLAAGVHILLALFLFYGVRWQTTAPEAVEVELVSAPPSVAAPEPQAEPAPQPEPKVEPKPEPRPEPKPVAKPDIALKEKEKEKPKPAIKETPPPSRVDALKSALDKEFARLTGRKAAASAEQDLARHKADLAAAARSKGIADYLSRIRGKIRGNIVLPPGVQGNPEAVFLVTQLPSGEVLSVKQKRSSGNPALDSAIERAILKSSPLPKPDNTELFSRDLELKFRPMEE; this comes from the coding sequence ATGAACGCCGACGCCGCCCTCCTCGATCGTCCCGAAGAGCCGGGCAAGCTGGTCTCGGGCCTGCTGGCGGCCGGCGTCCACATCCTGCTGGCGCTGTTCCTGTTCTACGGCGTGCGCTGGCAGACCACCGCGCCCGAGGCGGTGGAAGTGGAGCTGGTCAGCGCCCCGCCATCGGTCGCCGCGCCGGAACCCCAGGCCGAGCCGGCGCCGCAGCCCGAGCCCAAGGTGGAGCCAAAACCCGAACCCAGACCTGAACCCAAGCCCGTGGCCAAGCCGGACATCGCGCTGAAGGAGAAGGAGAAGGAAAAACCCAAGCCCGCGATCAAGGAGACGCCGCCACCGAGCCGGGTGGATGCGCTCAAGTCGGCCCTCGACAAGGAATTCGCCCGCCTGACCGGACGCAAGGCCGCCGCCTCGGCCGAGCAGGATCTGGCCCGGCACAAGGCCGACCTGGCCGCCGCCGCCCGCAGCAAGGGCATCGCCGACTATCTGTCGCGCATCCGCGGCAAGATCCGCGGCAACATCGTGCTGCCGCCCGGCGTCCAGGGCAATCCGGAAGCGGTGTTCCTGGTGACCCAGTTGCCCAGCGGCGAGGTGCTCTCGGTGAAGCAGAAAAGATCCTCCGGCAATCCGGCCCTGGACTCGGCCATCGAGCGGGCGATCCTCAAGTCCAGCCCGTTGCCGAAACCGGACAACACCGAATTGTTTTCCCGCGATCTGGAACTGAAGTTCCGGCCGATGGAAGAGTGA
- the tolR gene encoding protein TolR, protein MNSINVVPYIDVMLVLLVIFMVTAPMIQTGSVDLPSVGKSAQPPVAPLEVIVRADQSLALKNRAKGDAELAVTREELAEQIRAAQAANPQQAVLIAGDRQVKYEAVLNVMSELQQQQVTKIGLLVQPGK, encoded by the coding sequence ATGAACAGCATCAACGTCGTGCCCTACATCGACGTGATGCTGGTGCTGCTGGTGATCTTCATGGTCACCGCGCCGATGATCCAGACCGGCAGCGTGGATCTGCCCAGCGTGGGCAAGAGCGCCCAGCCGCCGGTGGCTCCCCTGGAAGTGATCGTGCGCGCCGACCAGAGCCTGGCCCTGAAGAACCGCGCCAAGGGCGACGCCGAACTGGCCGTGACCCGGGAAGAGCTGGCCGAGCAGATCCGCGCCGCGCAGGCGGCCAATCCCCAGCAGGCGGTGCTGATCGCCGGGGACCGCCAGGTGAAGTACGAGGCGGTGCTGAACGTGATGAGCGAATTGCAGCAGCAGCAGGTCACCAAGATCGGCCTTTTGGTGCAGCCGGGGAAATGA